GTCTCGCCGGTCTGGTTGGCCGGCACCGGCGGATGCGGGTTCCTGCGGCTGAAGTCGAGCTCCGACAGGCCGGCTTCGGCGAGCTTCTGCTTGGCCGCGGCGATGCGTTGCCCCAGGTCGGTCGCCGTGGTGCGGTCCGGGTCGACCGCGGGCACCGTCCCGGGCGCCGGGATGGCGCTCCCGTTGCGCACCAGCCCGTCGGCGATCGACCACTCGAACAGCGGCAGCGCCAGGTCGCAGCACGCCGCCCGCAGCAGCGCCAGCGCGCGCGCTTCTTCCACCGTCTCCATGACGATGATCGGAGTCGAGGAGTTGATCAGGACCTTGATGCGGGTGAGGGTGTCCATTGCGTGGGCGCGTTTGACCGGTCCTAGGGGATGCCGTAAAATACTACATTCGGCTTCAATCCTGATTCTTTTCAGAAGGACCAGCTAAGACACACATGGCAAACCATTTTTCGGCGCTCAAGCGCGCCCGTCAGACCGAGAAGCGCACCGCAGTCAACGTCGCGAATACCTCGCGCTTCCGCACCGCCCTGCGCAAGTTCCGCACCGCCCTGGCCTCCGGGGACAAGAAGGCCGCCCAGGGCATGTTCCGCGAGACCGTGTCGGCCATCGACAAGGCCATCCAGAAGGGTACTCTTCACCGCAACACTGCCTCGCGCTACAAGAGCCGCCTCTCGGCGCGACTGGCGGCGATGAAGTAAACCAGTCGTCAGACGTCAGTCTTCAGACTTCAGGAACGGCAGGCCAAACGGCTTGCCGTTTTATTTTTTCTTGTCTGGTTGAGGCTGCGGACGAGAGAAGACATCGTCCTTGATATCTCCGTTGATCTGAACGTCCTGCACCTGGCTCTTGAAGTAACCGGACCCTGTTTCCCATGCGCCGGCCCAGCGGGAGTTGGCCTCGCCTTCGACGTGATAGGGGATCATCAGGCCATCGACGTTCCTGTAGTCGGAGTAGGTGACAAGCGTTCCGCCTGACCAGCCGAGCGGGGCTGCACAACTGCTCTTGATCTCTAGAAATGTCTTGGCGTCGAAGTAGCCGTAGCAAGTCGAGCCCCGGGCGGGCGCGAACTTCAAGACGTGAGCAGGCTGCTCTTTCGAATCGTCGAATTCGTGATATGTGATCTTCTCGTACCACTTCGGCCGATCGAGCAGGCCGTAAAGGTCGGCGTCTTTCTTCAACTCGCGCAGTTCGTCTTCCTTCAAAACGCGGGGCGCCCCGCCATCGACCTGCTCCCAACCGTCTTTGCCGTCGAAACCCCTGCGATATTCGTGTCCCTCCATTCGCTGGACCGCCAGATACTTGTCCGGCGCCTTGCGAAAGGTCGCGACCGCGCCAGTGGACGGCGGGCGATTGATATCACCGGTGCGAATACCCATCTTCAACTCTCGGATGATGGCTAGCGTCCGGACTTGCCGGATGGCTTGTTCCCCTCCACTCGCTTCGATGTTGCGCTTGAGCACTTCCTCGGCACTGAGAGAAGGGCGCTCTCCTGCAAACGCCACGACTGCGGCCATCGCAAGAGTGGCGAGAAAGACAGGCCTTACAGCGTGAGCTCGTGTTGCTGCCATGAGGGCAGCTCCTTTACTGCCGCTTCGGCGCACAGGTCAAGCACCAGCTTCTCCAGCACCAGCCGCTTCGAGATGGGGTTGGAGCGCAGGGCGAGGTCGGCCTTGGCGATCAGGCGCAGCGCGCGCGTCAGGTCGCGGCGCGACTTGTAGCGCCGCGCCTGCCGGATCACGTCCTCGGCGGCGAACGGCGGCAGCCGGAAGCCCTGCCACAGCGCCTGCCAGATGGCGCGCGAGTCGCGCACGTTCTTCTCCAGGATCACCAGCATCTGGCGAAACGTCTTGGCCAGCATGTGCAGGTGCCCGATGGCGGCGTCTTCCCCGTCGCCCGAGCTCAGGATGGCGTCGAGGTTGGCGAGCGCGCGCGGCCGGTCCTTCGCGCTGATGGCGTCGGTCAGCTCGTAGAGCGAGCGCTGCTTGGCGGCGAGCACCATGGTCTCGACGTCGGCCAGCGTGATCCGCTTCTTCTCCCCCACGAACAGGAACAGCTTCTCCAGTTCGTTGGCGACCAGCAGCATGTCGGCGCCGAGCGAATCGACCAGCTCGCGCGCCGCCTCGCTCTCGACCTTCACGCCCTGGGCCGCGGCGCTGTCGACCACCCAGCGCATGCCTTCGCTCTCGTCCACGCGCGCGAACTCGATCACCGTGCAGAACTCGCCCAGCGTCTCGCGGATGCGCTCGTAGCGCTCTTTGTCCTGCAGCTCCATGCGGCGCACATCGGCGGGGATGGAGATGTGGTCGGCGACGAAGATGAGCACCGCGTCCGGGTTCGGCGACTTCACGTACTGCTCAATGGCGTCGTAGTCGGCCTGGTGCGAGCCGCGTCCGTAGAGCGCCTTAAGATTGCGGATGAAGAAGACCTGGAACGGCGCCATCAGCGAGGGCGTGCGCGCCCGGTCCAGGATCTCGGCGACCTCGGTCTCCGCCAGGTCCAGTTCGTAGAAGCTGAACTCGCGCAGGTCGCGCGGCACCAGGTGCTCCAGGAGCGCCGCGCGGCAGCGGTCGCGGAAGAACCCTTCGTCGCCCATGAAGATGTAGGCGGGCGAGAGTTTGCGCGACTTTACTTCGCTCACAAAACGCTCCGTGGGTGCGAAGCGCCCGGGCAACTAGAAGCCCTCCAAGACATTGGCCACCAGCGAGCGCGCGAAGTCGCGGGCCAGGCGGTCCTGCGCCGGCGATTCTTCTTCGAAGAACGACGACACCTCGCGCGAGATCTGGTACTGCTCACGATAGACGTAGTTCGGGTTGTCGAACAGCACCTTGCCGCCGCGGTCGACCAGCTGCACCTTCATCGTCACGGTGATGAGCGCCGAAGACGCGCGGCCGGTGCGCGAGTCGTAGGTGAGCGGCGCCAGCTCGGCGGCGACCACGGTGCCGCGCAGCGTGGCGTCCGCCTCCTGCGACTCCCGGTTCGCGATGTGGTAGTTGGTGCGCGTGGTGAACTCGCGCACCACCGCCGCCGTCAGCACCTGCTCGATCTTGTAGGTCTGCGTCTTGTTCTCGAACGCCGGGACCGCGATGGTGTGGACCTCGGTCGGCAGCCTGGCCGCGTGCCCCGCGGTGGAGTAGCCGCAGCTTGCGGTTAGCACCGCGAGGATAGCGATCATCGCAAGTTTCAGGTTTCGGGTCTCAAGTCTCAAGACCCGAGGCCACGCGAAACCCGAAACACGAAACTTGAAACTCACCGTGCTCTCCTGAGCTCGATCGCCTGCTGTGCCGCCTCGACCGCGGTCACCGACTGTACCCGAAGATTGTCGGCCGCGGCCCACAACCAGAACGCGTTGTCCTTCTGCAGGTCGCGGCGCAGCCCGATCATGATCTCGTCCTGCCCCGCCGCCCCCACGTTGCTCGGCGACTCGCCCGCGCGCGCCACCGCCACGTGCGCCCCCGCCAGCGCCTGCGCGAAGTCCCCGACCGCGGCCTTCTTTTCGAGCTCAATGTAAACCGAGAACACGTGCCCGTGAAAGACGGGCGCCTGCACGAGCATCAGCGAAGGTATTGGCAGCCGCGGCGACGCGATCTTCTGGAAGTGCTCGAGGATGCGACGCTCGGTGGCTTCCAGCGCGGCCGGCGCGTTGGCGCCGTAGCGCGCCAGCATGTTGAAGGCGAGCTGCGCGTCGTAGATCCCGGTGGGCATCGGCTGGAAGCTCAGCAGGTTCACGGTCTGCTGGTGCAGCTCGTCCATGCCGCGGCGGCCCTGCTCGCTCGCCGGCTCGTACACCGTCGCGACCACGCTGCGCATCTCCGCCACCGCCCGCGCGCGCTCCAGCAGCAACGCCAGCACGACCGCCGCCGGATGCGCCGGCACGATGACCTGCGCGCCCAGTTCCTCCTCCGGGACTTCCTTCGCCGTCCACGGCGACCGCAGCGCCGCGCCCGGCTCGCCTTCCAGCGCGTACGACAGATCGACGACCAGCACGCCGCCGTCGCGCGCCAGCGTCCAGTGCTTCCGCGTGAAGACGTGGTCGGAGGCGAAGAACGCCACCTTCACGTCGCGGAAGCTCTCGGCGGTCACCGCCTGGACGAATGTGGCCTCGTCGCCGACGGCGTCGAGCTGCCCGAGCGATTCGTCGTCGTCGAGCAGGCGGATGTCGATGGCGGGAAAGTCGCTCCCGTTCAGCGTGTCCTTCAGCTCTTTGCCTTTGAGCGTGGCGGCGCCCACGATGGCCACGCGATAGAGCTTGTCGCTCATGGCGTGGGCACGGCTTCCTGCGCCGGCGGCGGAGGCGGCGCGCTCCTCGGGCGGAAGATCCACACCAGCCGCGCCAGCACCCCCGAGAGCATGTACGTGAGCGCCAGCAGGAACAGCGCATAGTGCGAGAAGAAATAGATCCCGCCGATGAGCGCGGCGATCAGGATGATGGTGCGGAACGGCACGCGCTTCCGCCAGTCCAGCCCTTTCAGGCTGAGGTAGCGCCATGTGCTCACCATCAGGAAGCCGCACGTCAGCATGAGCGCGGCGAAGATGGTCGAGAGCCACCACGCGCTGAGCGGCCGTCCCGAGCTGAAGTGCACGGTCGCCGCGATCACGCCCGCGCCCGCCGGGATCGGCATCCCCACGAAATACTTGCGGTCCGGCCGCCCCGGGTTCGATGGCACCGCGTTCTTCGTGATGTTGAAGCGCGCCAGCCGGCTCGCGCCCGCGATCAGGAAAAGGAAACTGGCGATGGCGCCGATCTGCACCAGCCGCGTGCGCCAGTCGCCTTCCGCGAAAGGCATGAGCGAGAGCCAGCGGAACCCCCAGACCCACCCCAGTATCGCCGGCGCCAGCCCGAACGAGATGACGTCGGCGAGCGAATCCAG
This genomic stretch from Terriglobales bacterium harbors:
- the rpsT gene encoding 30S ribosomal protein S20, with product MANHFSALKRARQTEKRTAVNVANTSRFRTALRKFRTALASGDKKAAQGMFRETVSAIDKAIQKGTLHRNTASRYKSRLSARLAAMK
- the holA gene encoding DNA polymerase III subunit delta gives rise to the protein MSEVKSRKLSPAYIFMGDEGFFRDRCRAALLEHLVPRDLREFSFYELDLAETEVAEILDRARTPSLMAPFQVFFIRNLKALYGRGSHQADYDAIEQYVKSPNPDAVLIFVADHISIPADVRRMELQDKERYERIRETLGEFCTVIEFARVDESEGMRWVVDSAAAQGVKVESEAARELVDSLGADMLLVANELEKLFLFVGEKKRITLADVETMVLAAKQRSLYELTDAISAKDRPRALANLDAILSSGDGEDAAIGHLHMLAKTFRQMLVILEKNVRDSRAIWQALWQGFRLPPFAAEDVIRQARRYKSRRDLTRALRLIAKADLALRSNPISKRLVLEKLVLDLCAEAAVKELPSWQQHELTL
- a CDS encoding LptE family protein, which translates into the protein MIAILAVLTASCGYSTAGHAARLPTEVHTIAVPAFENKTQTYKIEQVLTAAVVREFTTRTNYHIANRESQEADATLRGTVVAAELAPLTYDSRTGRASSALITVTMKVQLVDRGGKVLFDNPNYVYREQYQISREVSSFFEEESPAQDRLARDFARSLVANVLEGF
- a CDS encoding Asd/ArgC dimerization domain-containing protein; this translates as MSDKLYRVAIVGAATLKGKELKDTLNGSDFPAIDIRLLDDDESLGQLDAVGDEATFVQAVTAESFRDVKVAFFASDHVFTRKHWTLARDGGVLVVDLSYALEGEPGAALRSPWTAKEVPEEELGAQVIVPAHPAAVVLALLLERARAVAEMRSVVATVYEPASEQGRRGMDELHQQTVNLLSFQPMPTGIYDAQLAFNMLARYGANAPAALEATERRILEHFQKIASPRLPIPSLMLVQAPVFHGHVFSVYIELEKKAAVGDFAQALAGAHVAVARAGESPSNVGAAGQDEIMIGLRRDLQKDNAFWLWAAADNLRVQSVTAVEAAQQAIELRRAR
- a CDS encoding phosphatidylcholine/phosphatidylserine synthase; translated protein: MTMQLRRFNDPARTRKLRRGMHILPSLFTAGNIALGYYAIAQTLLATPETAWRLDNAAKAIGIAIVMDFLDGMIARLTQTASDFGKELDSLADVISFGLAPAILGWVWGFRWLSLMPFAEGDWRTRLVQIGAIASFLFLIAGASRLARFNITKNAVPSNPGRPDRKYFVGMPIPAGAGVIAATVHFSSGRPLSAWWLSTIFAALMLTCGFLMVSTWRYLSLKGLDWRKRVPFRTIILIAALIGGIYFFSHYALFLLALTYMLSGVLARLVWIFRPRSAPPPPPAQEAVPTP